A region of Pseudomonas putida DNA encodes the following proteins:
- a CDS encoding ABC transporter substrate-binding protein yields the protein MSQPLDTLWYTRCPVPTGLGIAVQQGWLQDDLASLGTQVQSLREADQQAVRESHFDHSLLNSVRHGGSIPAIWARAQGRETRVIGLSWADEAQLILTRPGSGIDTVKDLKGRRFGLPDWASAQIDFTRAQALRGLENALKLEGLQVGDVELVNYRYDGTFSDRPVRNVAGTPVSSTQSEGRNLELAGLLRGEVDAIFLKGASAVQLAHAFALHTVIDTGSHPDPLIRSNNGTPRTLAVDSHLLTQHPQVVRTLLSSVLRAERWAHQHPDETRRYLARETNSSEYWVTVAYGADAHLRLSTRLDDQAIDALQDFVEFLKRWRFIPNRFAVRDWIDRQPLDHLLAPTPLDRKPVTP from the coding sequence ATGAGCCAACCCCTCGATACCCTGTGGTACACCCGCTGTCCGGTGCCCACCGGCCTGGGCATCGCCGTGCAGCAAGGCTGGCTGCAGGACGACCTGGCCAGCCTAGGCACCCAAGTGCAGTCGCTGCGCGAGGCCGACCAGCAGGCGGTGCGCGAATCGCACTTCGACCACAGCCTGCTCAACTCGGTGCGCCACGGCGGCAGCATCCCGGCGATCTGGGCGCGCGCCCAAGGCCGCGAAACCCGCGTGATCGGTTTGTCCTGGGCCGATGAGGCGCAGTTGATCCTGACCCGTCCGGGCAGCGGCATCGACACGGTCAAAGACCTCAAGGGCCGTCGCTTCGGCCTGCCCGACTGGGCCTCGGCGCAAATCGACTTCACCCGCGCCCAGGCCCTGCGCGGGCTGGAAAACGCCTTGAAACTCGAAGGCCTGCAAGTGGGTGACGTGGAACTGGTCAACTACCGTTACGACGGTACCTTCAGCGACCGCCCGGTACGCAATGTGGCGGGTACACCGGTGTCCAGCACGCAAAGCGAAGGGCGTAACCTGGAACTGGCCGGGCTGCTGCGTGGCGAGGTCGATGCGATCTTCCTCAAAGGCGCCAGCGCCGTGCAACTGGCCCATGCCTTTGCCTTGCACACGGTGATCGACACCGGCAGCCACCCCGACCCGCTGATCCGCAGCAACAACGGCACGCCGCGTACCCTGGCGGTGGACAGCCACCTGCTTACGCAACACCCGCAGGTGGTGCGCACCCTTCTGTCCTCCGTACTGCGCGCCGAACGCTGGGCTCATCAGCACCCGGACGAAACCCGCCGCTACCTGGCCCGGGAAACCAACAGCAGCGAATACTGGGTCACGGTCGCGTACGGCGCCGATGCGCATTTGCGCCTGAGCACCCGCCTGGATGACCAGGCCATCGACGCGCTGCAGGATTTTGTCGAGTTTCTCAAACGCTGGCGCTTCATCCCCAACCGGTTCGCTGTACGTGACTGGATCGACCGCCAACCCCTGGACCACTTGCTGGCCCCCACTCCCCTGGACAGGAAGCCCGTTACCCCATGA
- a CDS encoding ABC transporter substrate-binding protein gives MTKPLETLWYTHSPVPTGLGIAVQSGRLAEAFAPFGTNIQSLRESSEREVREAHYDHHLQNSVRHGGNIPAIWAYASGVETRVLGLSWSDEVQLILTTEESGVRSIRDLKNRRFGLPKWANVQIDFTRAQALRGLENALKLEGLNVADVELVDYPYGGTYSDDAKQHLYGAEVSLDTSRFSRRNNELIGLLRGDIDAIFLKGAHAVHLAHEFGLRVVVDTGSHPDPLIRSNNGTPRTLTVDRHLLEEHFDASRTLVDTVLRTEQWAWANPEETRRFLARELNTSEYWVAAAYGDDAHRRLRTTLDSRSIEALQDFTEFLFRWGFIPRRFDVREWIDFSVLERVIGSTSRLAV, from the coding sequence ATGACCAAGCCATTGGAAACGCTCTGGTACACCCACAGCCCCGTGCCAACCGGCCTCGGCATTGCCGTGCAATCCGGGCGCCTGGCCGAGGCCTTTGCGCCGTTCGGCACCAACATCCAGTCGTTGCGCGAGTCCAGCGAACGGGAGGTACGTGAAGCCCACTACGACCATCACCTGCAAAACTCCGTGCGCCACGGCGGCAACATCCCGGCGATCTGGGCCTACGCCAGTGGCGTCGAAACCCGCGTACTGGGGTTGTCGTGGAGCGATGAAGTGCAGTTGATCCTGACCACCGAAGAGAGTGGTGTGCGCAGTATCCGCGACCTCAAGAACCGCCGCTTTGGCCTGCCCAAGTGGGCCAATGTGCAGATCGACTTCACCCGCGCCCAGGCCCTGCGCGGGCTGGAAAACGCGTTGAAGCTCGAAGGTTTGAACGTGGCCGATGTCGAACTGGTCGACTACCCCTACGGCGGCACCTACAGCGACGATGCCAAGCAGCACCTGTATGGCGCCGAAGTGAGCCTGGACACCAGCCGTTTCAGCCGCCGCAACAACGAACTGATCGGCCTGTTGCGTGGCGACATCGATGCGATCTTCCTCAAAGGCGCCCATGCCGTTCACCTGGCCCACGAATTCGGCCTGCGCGTGGTGGTCGACACCGGTAGCCACCCCGACCCGCTTATCCGCAGCAATAACGGCACGCCGCGCACCTTGACCGTGGACCGGCACCTGCTGGAAGAGCATTTCGATGCCAGCCGCACGCTGGTCGACACCGTGCTGCGCACCGAGCAGTGGGCCTGGGCCAACCCTGAGGAGACCCGGCGTTTTCTGGCCCGCGAGCTGAACACCAGCGAGTACTGGGTGGCAGCGGCGTATGGTGACGATGCCCACCGGCGCTTGCGCACGACCCTGGACAGCCGCTCGATCGAGGCGTTGCAGGACTTCACCGAGTTCCTGTTCAGGTGGGGGTTCATACCGCGCCGCTTCGATGTGCGGGAGTGGATCGACTTTAGCGTGCTGGAGCGTGTGATCGGCTCGACTTCGCGGTTGGCTGTTTGA